From one uncultured Paludibacter sp. genomic stretch:
- a CDS encoding Alpha-galactosidase: MKNKISITVFIFLSTLGFSQSLKSPLMGWASWNNFGVNISESIIKGQADAMVSSGLFAAGYKYLNIDDGFFNGRYSDGGLRIDTVKFPNKMKYLADYIHSKGLKAGYYSDAGSNTCGSQYNGQTGGIGGGLYNHDQQDIDTIFKKWGFDFLKVDYCGGLVLKLDEKTRYTAIRNAMKNTGRTDINYNVCRWQFPGSWVTQVADSWRISADISLTWLSVLNNLDKNAYLAAYCTQGHYNDMDMLEVGRGLTETEDKSHFSMWCIMSSPLVLGNDMTSISETTRTILTNSEVIAINQDTTGLQAKIVTDNAKGLQVWAKPLNGKLSKERAVVLFNRTASSANMSVKWKDLNLIGPAVVRDLWAHSDLGNIDSVYTVNVPSHGVVMLKVTGTSSQLPETFEAEYGWINNFNLTSNSVVIPNQGLAVQDTICSGRAKAGWLGNRSDNYLEFRDIYANTNGKYTLKVTYISAENRNATMTINGQDTLLTNLNSGSWTALKTNTYTISLNKGYNTIRFSNSSGWLPDFDKINMDLNKYEANNTGLKENYLNDQIKIYPNPSNNKLEIDTSQQLKKISILTLENKQVITSTQKLIDVSKLISGTYLVCVETEDGTIVEKIIKK, from the coding sequence ATGAAAAATAAAATTTCCATAACAGTATTTATATTTTTAAGCACATTAGGTTTTTCACAATCATTAAAATCTCCCCTTATGGGTTGGGCAAGTTGGAATAACTTTGGTGTGAATATAAGTGAAAGCATTATTAAAGGACAAGCTGATGCAATGGTTTCATCCGGGTTATTCGCAGCCGGTTATAAATATCTGAATATTGACGATGGATTTTTCAATGGACGTTATTCGGATGGAGGTTTACGTATTGACACGGTAAAATTTCCGAATAAAATGAAATATTTAGCTGATTATATTCACTCAAAAGGTCTTAAAGCTGGATATTATTCGGATGCAGGAAGCAACACGTGCGGTTCACAATACAACGGACAAACCGGTGGTATTGGCGGTGGGTTATACAATCACGATCAGCAGGATATTGACACAATTTTCAAGAAATGGGGATTTGATTTTTTGAAAGTAGATTATTGTGGAGGCTTGGTTTTAAAATTAGATGAAAAAACACGCTACACGGCAATTCGTAATGCTATGAAAAACACAGGGCGTACCGATATTAATTACAATGTGTGCCGTTGGCAGTTTCCAGGATCATGGGTTACGCAAGTTGCTGATTCATGGCGAATATCGGCTGATATATCTCTAACATGGTTGAGTGTGTTGAATAATCTTGATAAAAACGCATATTTGGCTGCTTATTGTACTCAGGGACATTACAATGACATGGACATGCTCGAAGTTGGACGCGGATTAACTGAAACAGAAGATAAAAGCCATTTTAGTATGTGGTGTATTATGTCTTCTCCATTAGTTTTAGGAAATGACATGACAAGTATTTCAGAAACAACAAGGACAATACTTACTAATTCTGAAGTAATTGCCATAAATCAAGATACCACCGGATTACAAGCAAAAATAGTAACCGATAACGCAAAAGGATTACAAGTGTGGGCAAAACCGCTTAATGGAAAACTCAGTAAAGAACGAGCTGTTGTTTTATTTAATAGAACTGCGTCATCAGCAAATATGTCGGTTAAATGGAAAGATTTAAACCTGATAGGTCCGGCTGTTGTACGGGATTTATGGGCACATTCCGATTTGGGTAATATTGATTCTGTTTACACGGTAAATGTTCCTTCACACGGCGTGGTAATGCTCAAAGTAACGGGAACATCATCACAACTTCCTGAAACTTTTGAAGCAGAATACGGATGGATAAATAACTTCAATCTCACATCAAACAGCGTTGTAATTCCAAATCAGGGTCTTGCAGTTCAAGATACAATATGCTCAGGACGAGCCAAAGCAGGATGGCTTGGGAACAGAAGCGATAACTATTTGGAATTTAGAGATATATATGCAAATACAAACGGTAAATATACATTAAAAGTTACTTATATAAGTGCTGAAAACCGTAATGCTACAATGACGATAAACGGACAAGATACGCTACTTACAAATCTAAACTCAGGTTCGTGGACTGCATTAAAAACAAATACTTACACTATTTCTCTCAATAAAGGATATAATACTATTCGTTTTTCTAATTCTTCGGGATGGTTACCTGATTTTGATAAAATTAATATGGATTTAAATAAATACGAGGCCAATAACACAGGATTGAAAGAAAATTATTTAAACGATCAGATTAAGATATATCCAAATCCTTCAAACAACAAATTGGAAATAGATACTTCCCAGCAGCTTAAAAAAATAAGCATATTAACTTTGGAAAATAAACAAGTAATAACTTCAACACAAAAATTAATAGATGTATCAAAACTTATTTCGGGGACATATTTGGTTTGTGTTGAAACTGAAGATGGGACTATTGTTGAAAAAATTATTAAAAAATAA
- a CDS encoding hypothetical protein (Evidence 5 : Unknown function): MGLLLKKLLKNKDYQSDDFNYKNYHPSFTVNQKIIFLTCEL, from the coding sequence ATGGGACTATTGTTGAAAAAATTATTAAAAAATAAAGATTATCAATCAGATGATTTCAACTACAAAAATTATCATCCTAGTTTTACTGTAAACCAAAAAATTATTTTCCTTACGTGTGAATTATAA